A region of Salmo salar chromosome ssa17, Ssal_v3.1, whole genome shotgun sequence DNA encodes the following proteins:
- the LOC106576445 gene encoding apoptotic protease-activating factor 1 isoform X3 gives MAGSGKSVLAAEAVRDHALITECFPGGVHWLSIGQLDRSDLLVRIQSLCFRLEQQSQEKDPSSSLHRSPGSLEEAKERLRFLMLRRYPRSLLILDDIWDSSVIKAFDIQCRVLLTTRDRSLADCVSGSKSEVAVESGLEEDQALEILALYVNGKPQRLPEQARSIVRECKGSPLVVSLIGALLREFPDRWAYYLHTLQQKKFKRIRKSSSYDYDALDQAMAASIQVLSDEHRELYIDLTVLEKDVKVPAKVLSVLWDLEPEEVEDVLQDFVNKSLLFRDCHHRPYLYYLHDLQLDFLAEMNRSGLESLHTKVVRQYQQRYSQGPPTSGDEECLYWFRFLTYHMAKANLTQELCSLMFSLDWVRTKAQIMGPAHLINDYVEYGAILDKENSEVRGHFQEFLSLNGHQLEQRPFPDVVQLALSQPDSSEVYRQALLQAQERATRGGLYLDWMNKSSLKSLSRLVVQPHQGSIYAACFSHDGTKIASCGSSKTLRVFKSTSGEKMLEIQAHDDEVLCCAFSPDDRLLATCSSDRKVKVWNVECGTLMRMFEEEHEEQVNHCQFTNTRRRLLLATCSNDKFLNTKLWNINKPSSQNTMFGHLEPVNHCCFSPDDAYLSTSSSDGTLKLWEVSSANEWKSIDVADMFPEQREQTAVMVKCSTWSADGRTIICAARNAVFVFDVETAAMLLEIRTSRLSTVQYCHSCPSSNLVAIALSHYAVELWDIETSKKMADCSGHLSWVHGVQFSPDGSLLLSCSDDQTVRVWETNRVHTSSAVCLKRDSDVLFNNGDITVVAADNRNRLQVRNGRTGAVMFQSEDQESRIRCTAICSQTSAVGLGREDGTIQAGGMTVRQVLRTIGWRTLQRLTPHRGSLLALGLETGSVQCCLSDPHTKQSGQIHSPTGLINRTQSPVLEVPSGTSLATLQGHTRTVLHCQFTPEGHTLITSSEDTTIRVWRWRTGECVVLEGHKEQVRCFSLLTTSPSSETHLLSWSFDGTIKVWDMSSGERLQDLVCHQGAVLACDVSPDRQLFATTSADKTAKVWSSASWECVRLLNGHQDCVRSCRFSWDGRRLATGDDNGEIRLWNVKDGTLLKICSRDNKDAMDSLHGGWVTDLHFSPDNTVLLSTGGYIKWWNVEKGEALQTFYPTGANLKRIHVSPDFSTFVTIDNIGILYVLKKVE, from the exons ATGGCCGGCTCCGGCAAGTCAGTCTTGGCTGCGGAGGCAGTCCGAGACCACGCACTCATCACAG AGTGTTTTCCAGGAGGAGTCCACTGGCTGTCCATAGGCCAGCTGGACCGGTCTGACCTGCTGGTTAGGATCCAGTCACTGTGTTTCCGCCTGGAGCAGCAGAGCCAGGAGAAAGACCCCTCGTCCTCCCTCCACCGGTCTCCTGGCTCTCTGGAGGAGGCCAAGGAGCGACTACGCTTCCTCATGCTCCGTCGTTACCCCAG gTCGTTGCTGATACTGGATGACATCTGGGACAGCTCTGTGATCAAGGCCTTTGACATCCAGTGTCGAGTACTGCTCACCACCCGAGACAGAAGCCTAGCCGACTGTGTCAGCG gttctAAGTCTGAGGTGGCAGTGGAGAGTGGTCTGGAGGAAGATCAGGCCTTGGAGATCCTCGCCCTGTATGTCAACGGGAAACCCCAGAGACTCCCAGAACAGGCCCGCAGCATTGTCCGAGAGTGCAaag GCTCCCCCTTGGTGGTGTCCCTAATCGGGGCCCTGCTGCGGGAGTTCCCGGACCGCTGGGCCTACTACctgcacacgctccagcagaaGAAGTTCAAGCGTATCCGTAAGTCGTCTTCGTATGACTACGATGCCCTTGACCAGGCCATGGCTGCCAGCATCCAGGTCCTGTCTGATGAACACAGGGAGCTTTACATTGACCTCACTGTGCTGGAGAAGGACGTCAAAGTACCTGCCAAG GTTCTGTCGGTTCTGTGGGATCTAGAACCGGAGGAGGTGGAGGACGTTCTCCAGGACTTTGTGAACAAGTCCCTACTGTTCCGTGACTGTCACCACCGGCCCTACCTCTACTACCTCCACGACCTCCAGCTGGACTTCCTGGCTGAGATGAACCGCTCTGGTCTAGAA AGCCTCCACACCAAGGTGGTGCGTCAGTACCAGCAGCGCTACAGCCAGGGTCCCCCCACCTCAGGAGATGAAGAGTGCCTCTACTGGTTCAGATTCCTCACCTACCACATGGCCAAGGCCAACCTCACACAG gAGTTGTGCTCTCTGATGTTCTCTCTGGACTGGGTCAGAACTAAAGCTCAGATTATGGGACCGGCTCATCTCATCAATGACTATGTGGAGTACGGCGCCATACTGGACAAAGAG AACAGCGAGGTGCGGGGCCACTTCCAGGAGTTCCTGTCTCTGAACGGCCACCAGTTGGAGCAGCGTCCGTTCCCTGACGTAGTGCAGCTGGCCCTGTCCCAGCCAGACTCCTCTGAGGTGTACCGCCAGGCCCTGCTGCAGGCGCAGGAGAGGGCCACCAGAGGGGGACTCTACCTTGACTGGAT GAACAAAAGTAGTCTGAAGAGCCTGTCTCGTCTGGTGGTCCAGCCCCACCAGGGGTCCATCTACGCTGCCTGCTTCTCCCACGACGGCACCAAGATCGCCTCCTGTGGCTCCAGCAAGACACTGCGA GTGTTTAAGAGCACCTCTGGGGAGAAGATGCTGGAGATCCAAGCCCACGACGATGAGGTGCTCTGCTGCGCCTTCTCCCCAGATGACCGTCTCCTAGCAACCTGCTCTAGTGATAGGAAGGTCAAG GTTTGGAACGTGGAGTGTGGGACTCTGATGAGGATGTTTGAGGAGGAACACGAGGAGCAGGTCAACCACTGTCAGTTCACCAACACACGTCGACGCCTCCTACTGGCCACCTGTTCCAACGACAAGTTCTTGAACACCAAG ctgtggAACATCAATAAACCCTCCTCCCAGAACACCATGTTTGGTCATTTGGAGCCTGTCAATCACTGCTGTTTCTCCCCTGATGATGCctacctctccacctcttccAGCGACGGAACCCTGAAG CTGTGGGAGGTGTCCTCAGCCAATGAGTGGAAGTCCATAGACGTGGCGGACATGTTCccggagcagagagagcagactgcgGTCATGGTGAAGTGCAGCACCTGGTCAGCAGACGGCAGGACCATCATCTGTGCTGCCAGGAACGCGGTCTTT GTGTTTGATGTAGAGACGGCGGCCATGTTGTTGGAGATCCGGACCAGTCGTCTGAGCACGGTGCAGTACTGTCACTCCTGTCCCAGCAGCAACCTGGTGGCCATCGCACTGTCACACTATGCTgtggag CTGTGGGACATAGAGACCAGTAAGAAGATGGCTGACTGTAGTGGTCATCTGAGCTGGGTCCATGGAGTCCAGTTCTCCCCTGACGGATCTCTACTGCTCTCCTGTTCTGACGACCAGACCGTCAGg gtGTGGGAGACCAATAGAGTCCACACCTCCTCGGCTGTCTGTCTGAAGAGGGACTCTGACGTGCTCTTTAACAACGGTGACATTACCGTGGTCGCCGCCGACAATCGCAACAGACTGCAG gtgaggaATGGGAGGACCGGAGCGGTGATGTTCCAGTCAGAGGACCAGGAGTCTCGTATCCGCTGCACTGCTATCTGCTCACAGACCTCAGCCGTGGGGCTGGGACGAGAGGATGGGACGATAcag GCAGGAGGGATGACAGTTAGGCAGGTACTGAGGACCATTGGATGGAGGACTCTACAGCGGCTGACCCCTCACAGGGGCTCGTTGCTGGCGCTAGGGCTAGAAACAGGCAGTGTGCAG TGTTGTCTGTCAGACCCTCACACAAAGCAGTCAGGGCAGATCCACTCTCCGACTGGGCTGATCAATCGCACGCAGAGCCCg gtgtTGGAGGTGCCATCGGGGACCTCTCTAGCCACTCTTCAGGGTCACACCAGGACAGTTCTCCACTGCCAGTTCACCCCGGAGGGACACACACTCATCACCTCCTCTGAGGACACCACCATACGG GTGTGGAGGTGGAGGACAGGTGAGTGTGTGGTTCTGGAGGGCCACAAGGAGCAGGTCAGATGCTTCTCTCTGCTCACCACCTCAccctcctcagagacacatctccTCAGCTGGTCCTTTGACGGCACCATCAAG GTGTGGGACATGTCTAGTGGTGAACGGCTGCAGGACCTAGTGTGTCACCAGGGGGCGGTGCTAGCCTGTGACGTGTCGCCTGACAGACAGCTCTTCGCCACCACCTCCGCTGACAAGACtgccaag GTGTGGAGCAGTGCATCGTGGGAGTGCGTGCGCCTGTTGAACGGCCACCAGGACTGTGTCCGCAGCTGCCGCTTCTCTTGGGACGGCCGGCGCCTAGCAACCGGCGACGACAACGGAGAGATACGG
- the LOC106576447 gene encoding snaclec purpureotin subunit beta, producing MVQQPMTWREAQRYCRKHHTDLASVRNQAENKEICNVAGSSAVWIGLFKDTWEWSDQSNSSFRYWVDRELNESCAAWNRSTSGQWIDRECLKEFPFVCYGNPRPPTVKKMQVVRMTPDPNLNLNDAKVREAILQQIMEKMKANGITSN from the exons ATGGTTCAACAGCCAATGACCTGGAGGGAGGCTCAGCGCTACTGCAGAAAGCACCACACAGACCTGGCCAGTGTGAGGAACCAGGCTGAGAACAAAGAGATCTGTAACGTGGCCGGGAGTAGTGCCGTGTGGATCGGCCTGTTCAAAGACACCTGGGAATGGTCGGACCAGAGTAACTCCTCGTTCAGATACTGGGTCGACAGAGAACTGAACGAGTCCTGCGCGGCTTGGAATCGTAGTACCTCAGGCCAATGGATAGACAGAGAATGTCTGAAGGAATTTCCCTTCGTTTGCTACGGTA ACCCAAGACCCCCAACAGTCAAGAAGATGCAGGTAGTGAGAATGACCCCAGACCCAAACTTGAACCTGAATGATGCTAAGGTGAGGGAGGCCATTTTACAGCAG ATAATGGAGAAAATGAAGGCCAATGGGATAACTTCAAACTGA